In Rhodamnia argentea isolate NSW1041297 chromosome 1, ASM2092103v1, whole genome shotgun sequence, the genomic window ATGTTATATCCTTGTCTAATCATTCTAAGATGAATGATATGATACAGTTTTGAAAACATTATGGACAAGCGTAGtggaaattctaaaacttatcacgaaaatataattgagCCGTAAAGCTTTCAAAAATGACAACTAAATAGCAAAACTCAAGTCCTTTGTTAACTCTGTTCAACTTAGCTAACGGAAAATGCCGAcatgtttttttcccctctcctacgtggctaaaacatgaaacataaaaCTAGATTAACGTCGTTTTAGtttaaaatctgatttttctaatataaattaataaatcgTATTAAAAATAAGAGAATTAAAAAAAGCATAAGAAGGAAAAAGCAGGCAAGGGCTTGCAGCCcacaccaccaccgccgccccgCCATCGTCGGAAAGGGGTGGCATTGGTGGGGGAATGGTCAATGTGGGTTGCCGGGCTCTAGCTAGGAGCTGTCGACCCTCGCTTAGGTCTAGTCGAGGGCCGGCaagttaatgttttttttttcctcaaacatGATTTAACTTCTCAAGTCCTTCATCATATGCATGATtctgaaaatttattttgtatcAAATACTTCAGATTATAAAAGATAAAACAACCGTTAATATTTTAAGCCACTTCGAATTTTTAACAATGTTCAAATGTTTAAGCACACTTTTCCATGTggtaagtaattttttttattttttttgctttaataCTGAGCAAAGCCATGTATACAAGTTAGTTTATGCGATAAACTCAAGGAAAACATACTTAAAAGAGAATAAGAAACCCCACCTTACTGATCGATTAGTGTTACTATCAATGATAATATCATGCAAACCTAATTCATACCTCGCAAATTTTGATTATGCGCAACAATCGAAAATAATGGATTCTGTCCATTTCATTCGGAATCTTGAGCCTACCCTCTCATCGATATGTTTGTTCTGTTCAGAGCGTGCGGTCATAAGCCATGGATGGAAGATTCGACTACAAAGGGACGCTTTTTGGTTATCAGAAGCAATTTGCAGTGACTACCACTGACTCTCTCCACCAATGAGTTTTTTGAACGGCTTACCCAATGATAAGAAAATACAGAGGAATCACTGTACTGTCACTAAGGCTGCGTTTTCGCCGTCCATATTTCTAGTCAACATAAGACTGAATAGGATAAGAAGTTTAAAAATTTTGTCATACCCTGGatactgtttggtgaattgcAAATATAAAGTCAGATAAATAGAGACAATGTACAATTGAGATCGACTTCGTTTTGCTGAAATATcaaaatgctttaaaaattatttaatgatGAACTATGATgtgtgaattattattattgagtAGAGATTTGTTTTATCTAAATTCAGGCGTGACATCAATCGTACGGACCCAGTAAAACCTTATGTCCTAATTTGGATTCAAATCCTTTTAGAATGACCTCTTGGCCTTGCTCGTTGTGTTGTCGAGAGAGTAAACAAGTGCtgaataaatgaaattttttagtctcTTTTCACATATTCAATATGCACTTGTGCAGGTCGCCCAAGAAAGTTAAGttgaaagtcgatgatcaatATTGAATTCTTCATAATATGTCTAGACCCCTTTTGAATGTTTAAAATATTCAAGTGATTAAAAAACGAGGAATATGATATTATATTATGCCAAACTATTGATTAAAAAACGAGGTGATGGAGATACTCAACTTTGCTACCGGAGACCCTGCTTGGCACCGGAGGGGTGGCCACACTTGACGATCACGACTGCCGGATAGGCAACCTAGCGTGGCGAAGAGGTGCCCTAACACGAAGGAGAGACGGTGATTGTGAGAAAAACCTAGTTGTCTTCGTGTCTACTTTCTTGAGGAATTCTATTCAGATCTATCTTACCCCTTCCCctatgatatttttatataggcTATATCCTCTACATCTACCAAatacatgatatgataaaacatatcctatcatgATTTTTATCTTGACGATCAAACGCAACCAAAGCCCTCACGTGCAACCAAGTACAAGACTGCTTACCCAATTCAAAGTTTCTTCATCTACCATTTACACACATAATAGATcacccttttgatcaatttgcGAAGAGCACAACTTTTGCCACAAGTCCAACCAGCAAGAACCAATTGGCAGAACATTCCAATGTTTTAGGGCCGACCCGACTGACACTATGGGGCAAGTAATCAGGCAGAAATTCATGGTGCTGCTCGGCAAATTACAGCTCTAGAATACAGAAATTCGCCAAAACCTGATACTCGAGTCCATCCAAGGCTGCATGATCTGCCGGGGTGTCTACCGAGTTTTCATATATAGACAATAACATCCAACTCGATCCAAAATGGCTCCCTTCGAGCAGACAACATTGAGTTCCTATAATAGTAAGTGATTACAATGAGAATCAAGTCTTATCACACACATTATGAGTAAAATCAACCACATGGAGTGCTCTCACGCAATTGATCTATTTCTGCAAGATGTAAATAGTCAAGATCTTCTCTTAGAGATCTACCTACTTTCTAGGGTTTTCCATACTTTTAACTTGTATCCTCATGATATCTTTTCTAGAGTATCTGATGGCTGCTGTTCAATTTGTCCAAATCTTTAACAAGTTTCTCCCCTTATCCTCAATTCTAAGATCAACTTGCAATCAGAAAGAAATGAGTCACTGCAGCTTCTCCACATCAACTGTCAAAGAAACTTAGCAGCTGCACCACATGGCATTTGTGAGTTGTAAATTCATTTTTGAGGTAGACGATGATAACCTGCAAAAACCATCAGCTTGTCCATCCATCAAATTTGAACCTCAATTGATAGGAAACTGCAGGGAGACTTTTCTGCGTAAATTTCTGCTCGACAAGAGGGTTCAAAAGTGGCTGACCACAACTTTATTCAACCCCTCTAATCCCCCGGAAAAGAAAGACTCCAACTCACATTGCATGATACACAGTATTACTTGCACACACACAGACATTAAATATCACGACAAGTTGGTAAGAATCTGATTGAAACAATGATCAAGGTGTTGGAAACGTGAGGAAATTTTCTAATCTATTCAAGTTGGTCAGAAATCAATGCATGAATAGTCAAAGCATGAAAATCATTAACATGATCTTTCACCCAAAGATATTAtctgaagagaaaagaaaagataaatagaAACCAACGAAAGAATATCGAAGAAACAGCAAGGACAATTGAGGATACAAAGGAGGATACAGAGGTAGATCTAATTCTCGGAAGCCTGATGACTTTATACTGCAAATTAAATGCACATAAACTAAGTTAAAAAGAAAGATTGAAATTCGATCCCAGATACTACAAGAGGATTCAAATAACATACCTGACAAGGAGAGAACCTCGTAAGAATCCCTTAAAAAGGTTATTTTCCTTTGGTATTTCAATATTAACCTCATTCTAGCGGCTACTTCATTTACCAGCATGAACGTCTACACTTCAGATAGGTCATCTGACTTGGAAGGATCATATCTATCATCAAAACCATGAAGCGCGACATCTGAATCATGCCTTCCATGAGCCTCTCGCCGCCTTCTATGTCTGGAGTCTCGATTCCAGTCATTGACACCTACATCACTTCTAGAAGATGATCTGTCCTCACCTCGGTGGGATCCACAGGTGTATGACCTTTTGATCTCTTGATGTTTTTCTCTAGTCAGTTCTGCATCTTCTCTTTCTATCCTACGAATAGTATTCTTATGTGAAAGACTTTGAGCATTCCTTTCTGGACTTCGGGAATAATAGTGTCTATCACGCTTGTACACCCCAGTACTCTTACATTGATCTTCATGAGAATACCTTCTTCTAGACTTTCCATATTCGGAATAAGTATCCCCAATGACATTAGAAGTAGATGTGACATCATGATTAGTCCTTAATCCTCTCTGAGAATAAACAGGGTACCCTTCAGGTTCATAACACAACTCAAAGGTGCCATTTGCTGGAATTGCATCTGATGAAGGTACTTCATTTGATTGAACCCCAATATGAGCACCTTTCTCGAAGCATCCAATACCTCCAGCTTGCTTAATTTCCTCCATATAATCCTCTATTATATCTCTCATCACCTTCAGAGTCGAAGTACAACAAATTCAGCCATTAGTATGGATGTACCCATACAAAGGAAAAACTTTTTGGGAGAAAGCAAAGgggaaaatcaaaataaatagcACAAGTACTAATATCATGGATAACTCTCAGGTTCCCAAATGTAGCTCCTGCACCATCCCAATGCAAATAATTCAAACTTAGCAGAGATTCTGCTCTTCCAACAGATAGCATGCCTACCTCAGAAATATTGCGCTTTGACTTCTTGCCACGATATGACATTCTTCTGCGCTTGTAATCTCTTTCTTCAGCCAATAGTTCCTCTCTGGTCTTTGCCTTGCCCGTTTCCTTAATCATACAAGAACATCATTATGATAAGGAAGACAGGAACGGTGAATGAACCAAATTTTAAAGCTAGGAACCATTGCCCAGCTTTGCCTGTTCTTTCTAAAACCAATGGAGATTTACTTTGAACTGCTTCTATATACCTGATTAGATGACCACTGCCGAGGAAGCCCATCGTGGTCTATGATAGGTTTGTAATCAGGACGTTTTTCTCGCTCCTCATTGGCTTTCTTGGTTATATCAGCATGCTCAATCATTCTATACATGaaagaaaaatcctcaaagGATAATCCAAGGAGAATACTACACAATGTATTAAAAAGTCTCTATTAAGCAGAAAATTATGGTTATAATACAGACTAAACCATTGACCAACAGTAATAACACCTGTGCATGGCAGGAAGTATGGCTAAAGGTTAGCAAACATATGCAAATAAATTCCAATTTCTGACTTGCAGGGCTTGTGAAAAGAAACGCCAGGTCATACTATCACGTTGATATACTAATGATCAAAGTAACAGAAGTTCTTTTATGAGCAGGAAAGTAATCATCACTGAATATTTCAGTCCAGAGAGATAATTTTATGGCATGTCTAGCCTGGTTTTATCTACTACGTCCATAATCTCCATAGGAATTGCCTGCTGAAAGTAAAAGAATATTGAGAGCCtccatagaaaaagaaaatgagggtaTCAGCATACCGCTGATATCTGGAAGCCTGTTGAGAATGCCGTAAGGCCTTAATTTTTACTTCAAGTAAGAATCTCTCATGCAATGCTGCAACAGCAGCAGCTACCTGGGACACAAAAATCACCCTCTTATTGATGTTTCCAACCACTGTTCCATCTACTCCATCCACTTCAATATCAAGCTGCTTCTTGACACCGCCAGCATCTCTTTCATGCATACTCTCACTTTTACTAGTGGATTCCTCCTCCTGCTCTGAATAGTTCAGTAACAAATGCGACACCGCATCCAATAAGCACTTCTTAAGCATGTCAATAGCAAAGAATTTTGCATTCACCTCAGCATACAAAACAGAAAGCCAAGATGCCAACCACATCATAACCTGGATCAAATTGGGACATTTAAACTCACTTGAACACCCTTTATTCCCTTCCAAATCCTTTGTCTTCAGTAAACTAACACCTTCCCTTACAATTGCTTTCAAACACAGGGTAAACAGCGTAAAAATATGATCCCCCATGGCCACATCAATAACCACGCCAAATCGCACAGAATTAACAATAACCCATCTCCTCAAAGCACTCTCTTTAAGCAACCCCACCGCCGAAATCACCCTAAGCACATTGTACGAATACCAATTCGGATAATCCCTCCATTCCTCGATTTCTCTCTGAGCGCTCCACAATTCCGAGGGCAGGACACTAACGCACAAATTCTCAACTTCTTCAATACCCACGTCACCATCAGTACCAAAATTACCGCATTCAATCGACAGAACTCCAGGTAACGTGAACGTCCTCCTAGCATCACCATCCTCGACAGGGAAAGAAACAGCACCAGGACAATCCTCGTAGAAAAAGTTAGACCCGAAATCCCCGTAACCGTCCAACGCGAGGCAGAGCTCGCTGCCGGGACCGCTAACCGCTCCAGCGAACCGGGGGTTGTCGTCCGAGGACTCCAATGTTTTCGGGTAGTTGAGAGATCGCAGGGAGGAATCTAAATCGAGAGGGGTGGGGCAGCCGAGATAGTGACCGAAGAGGGATTCAGGAGGCATGCGGTGGTGAGGGTAGCAAGGGCAAGAGACGAGGTCGAAGCCACCTTGGGGCTCAAGAGGGAGCAGGGCGGAGAGGGAGTCTAGGGTTTGCGCCGACGCAGCGATGAGGTGGTCGAGGGACGAGAGCGCGGCGGAGAGAGAAGGCGGCGCAGGAGGTGTGGGGTTTTGGGGAGGCGGGATTTGTTGGGGATGAGGAGGGAAGAAGTTAGCATTCGGGTTAGGGGGAGAGAAGGGGAAGAAAGGGAGGCTTGGAGGTGGATTCATGGCGTCCCCGTCCGCTGCAGAAGCGAAGTGCTTGATGAAATtaccgagagagagaggctgTCGAAATGGCGGGAGGCAATTTGGGAGCACAGGCTTCTGGAAATGTGGATTGGGCCGACGCAGGGGAAGGTGGCGGATCAGGAATCACGTTTACAAAGATCCGACCCGGtcaaaaaatgggtcaaaatttagggttttcgtTTAACAAAATTACGTAGGCGTGATCTCATTCAGAtccgtaaatttttttttttttggggtcggacGTTCAGATCTGTCATTACATGGTGGGGAATCGTCAAGAGTATGCAATGAAATGCAACTTGTCCATTGAAGTCAACATGAGATGCTgatgtttgttattatttttttggtcggaatgagGTGCTGATGTTAACAGGTTGTTGATGGTATGTTAAAGgcagggaaaattaccaaaaaaaagttccaaatctattattgccaatttttttttaccgccaatttagtgttaatttttttggattaatttcaagaaaaatcttaaattggtatacccgtgacaaatttaacccaaACTACTTTTATGACCACGAAAAGCCCTAAACCGATacgtttgtgacaaatttatctcgaaattattttttttaccattaaaaatagtaaaatggtacatctgcgacaaatttaccccaaacttatatacttgtgataaattaacCCATCgttaatttttaagaaattttaccCTCAAATTGAtgagttagatgacatgtgACAGTTAACGGGTATActcatttgagatttttactcaatatttgtcacaagtgtatcaatttgagattttttgtagtattaactcaatttaacggaaaccaaaggagggtaaatttgtcacaaagacactagtttagggtaaatttgtcacatgtatactaatttatgatttttggccataaaaaatatagttttgagtaaatttgtcacatgtgtaccaatttaagatttttagtggtattaattatttttttttggtcaattcagtcctaaatttttgcattttatcaattcaatccattcgtccaattttaaccgaaaatcCCCGAGATGGGTGCTAGTAGTGCCACTTGGGACAGTTCGCATtgacgtggacaaattttaaaatcatttaatagttttttgaattttcttataatttttttcttttcttgacttTCTACTGCTTAGGGTTGGGACGCTCTTGGCACTAGGCGAGGAAAAAAACGTTCAAAACTGAAGTACtgcaattataataggtttaggaattctTTTGATACATTTCCATGGGAATGGAGAAGAAGATAAACTTTTCCATTCTCAAGCATTGTGTAAATCGATATCCGCTACCGTGGACATTAAGTAATTACTCCAAATAAGCTTCATAAACTATCCTTGATTTCCTGACAGCCAGCCAACTTCAACTGCTCAAGACTTTTAGGTACGACGATTCATCTTCTCCTGCTCTAATAATAGGTCACTAGGCTTTTGGACTTTTCAAGCAGATTCAACTTCTTTCCTCAGGCATAGGAAAAACGAACTTGCTTCAAAAGAGGATTATCTAAATGCTGGTCCTCCGGGGGATTTTAACAGTTCGACTGAAGAGCACAGAGTCCTAGAAAGTTTTTTCTACTTGATCATTTCGTGCTATTCGGTTTTAAGCCAGATAAGAGCCGGAAAAAAATGGGTTGGCAGGGAATTCAAAACGCCCAGCCAAGTTCGAAAATTTTCCAGGAATGCATCATTGATGTTGCCACCAATTCCCTCGAGTAGGACTTGACTCGTTTCTGCGTTTATTAACGAGTCATgcacagcacttgcatggtgATGGAGTTATTAATCACGACCGTTAAACATCCGTCTCGTTGTGCCACGGTACTTAGTTGTGACATCAAATCCTTCACCATTTGTTTGGAACTTTCACGGCCGAAGATTGAGTAACTAGGACTCTCATAGCTTACAGTACCCTAGATCTCATCTCTAGAGTTTACCGTAACTTTTACTTTATTGTCAGATCTGCACAAGGATGAATTTGTTACCTGTCAGTACTAGTATGCCAAAGCATCCGTATCATCAGCAAGTCGGTATTGGAACGAACCAATTGAAGTGTGCCAGATGGCATTGACATCGGCATGTCAACAACCACGTCAGCATGTCAACAACCATAGCTTTATGAAGCAGAAAGGTTAGTCTGTTGCTTTCCCATTAGAAGATTTAGGTGATGTGAGTTAAGAGTGAGATAATTCATCGTGTGGGTAGCTAATGGAAAATCTGTACTGACTCGACTATCGTAGGACAATTGCTTAACAACTGCgacatttctttttgtcaatgtTTCTGTGCTTTGTGGAGAAAAATATGAGATGTGCATGAGTTCTGGCATCTATAAATAGGAATCATTTGGGAGCAAGTGTTCGCATCCATCAGAACACTTGAGAGTAGGTAAAAGAGAGGCAGAAGAAAATCGAAATGACGAATAGGGTTCGGCTTTCCGCCAGTTTGGCACTCTTGGCTCTGGCACTGTCCTTCGCCGATGCCTATGACCCAAGTCCCCTGCAGGACATCTGTGTAGCAGTCCAAGAACCCAAGAATGCTTGTAAGCTTGTCTTTCCCCTCCTTGGTAGAACTCTCCGAATTACTacattttctcttgatttcgGAGTGGTCCTCTGATACTCTCACTGGGTGCACTGGGGAAGCTCATCGGGCATTTCGATTGATTTTTTAAACAGGACATAGTGTACActaatttcaaacaaaaaaagacatCTCGTTCTAGGTGCGACCTTATTGTATCCTAGGATGTGCCTCAAAGCATTAGAAAGTCAGCAACAATTTCCACTTGACAGAAACTCCTCTCTATGCAGTGTTCGTGAATGGAAAGTTCTGCAAGAACCCTGTTCTCACCACAGCGAACGACTTCCTCTTTTCTGGCCTCCAAGTTCCTAGAAGCACAGCCAATCCAGTGGGCTCCACAGTCACCCCAGTGTTCGTGGACCAGCTACCAGGACTCAACACTCTCGGCATTTCCATGGCTCGTATTGACTATGGAATAGGTGGTTTAAATCCTCCGCACATTCACCCTCGTGGCACCGAGATTTTGCTCGTCCTGGAGGGCACCCTCTATGCAGGCTTTGTCACGTCCAACCAACTGAACAATACTTTCTTTGAGAAAGTCCTCCACCCCGGAGATGTTTTTGTTTTCCCCATCGGGACGATTCACTTCCAGATCAATGTTGGAAAGATCAACGCAGTCGCGATCGCCGGTCTTAGCAGCCAAAACCCAGGAGTCACCACGGTCGCTAATGCTCTGTTCAATGCGAAGCCTCCTATTTCCCCTGGGGTACTAGCCAAGGGGTTCCAGGTGGATGAGAAGCTTGTTGAGACACTTCAGAAGAAGTTCTGGTACTACAATTAGCCTGAGAGATGTATTTGACAACGGCGTCATCTCTGTGTACTTGATTAAAAGAACTTTAAGTCGTCTGATGAAGTTCCCAGTTCAAGCATGAAGAAAGTTCCCTTGTGTAACATCTTATATCGATTTCAATAAGACTGTTGTTTTCTGCACCATCCCCTTGTGAGGAACTTATTTCATGGAACTAAGACAGTAAGCTTGACACTACACTCTACCATGTCACAGGATTTCCAACCTGAATCCTTTACAAGCACGAACTGCTAATAAACATCGTCAGTTCTACCAAGGCTGCATAACTAATATGGAACGAATCAGTAACGACGGAACTTCAGTAGTTTCAGTGATCATGATGCTGCGTTGAGTTTATTGGGAATGAAGCCTCACAGGATTCCTTTTTTGTACATGTTAGTTGGGGTTCTTAAATTGCATTTCCTTCAGATTTTGCTCACCACTGATTATTGTCCTTTTCCTGTATACTGAATCTATGAGAAGTGCTAAAATagttaataaaagaaatgaagaaaataaaacgaCAGCTATGATGCAGTTTTCCTCGTACGTATATTAGCAAGTTTCCTGAAGTCCCCATGATGGTAATGAGATTACTAGCGAACGAATCTCCTAATTGATTTGTTGATCTCTTTATGTTAGGTACTAAGATTATTTGAATTGCAGATGCTGGTAAAGTTTCAATTGATGTGTTATTCTCCTGCATTAGTGGCTGCATAAACTACTGTAAAGCATGGTTATAGAGTTGTAAGAATTATAACTATCAATTTGTCATCCATCAAATGAGTTGCAGACCAATATTGTTAATGGACGAAAATCTTCTGTTACTTTCACTTCACGGAGccgcggaaggcccaaaagcaCAAGCGAGCTAGAGTTCTAAACTACCAATTAGGCATTATTATTTATCCTTTGCATGATTGCTGAAGAATGATCAAAATCATAAGGGCGTATTGATGAAATAAATTGTTTGCTGTTTATTCCACTAATCCAATCATTCTGGTGCAATTATTCCTCTTCTTCTAGGTGAAGCACATTGACTATTCTTTCTCAGCCTGCTCAGCATATTCCATTGTTGTCAACAGATGCTATATGAGGGTTCCACCACCCCTGATTTCATTTTGATTGTTTAATTGGTGCAGCACCTACTACCAAAATAGGCAGTCTTCTATTACAACTCCAAATCCTAGACTGTACTCTTAAGATTTTAGTAGGCAAAGCAAAATATTCCACGAGTTAGACTTTTCAATGATAGCTTAACTAATGATTGGCTGCATAATTCCTATCTCGAGAGTGAAGTTTGCTTAAGGAAGAGCAAATGAATTGATTTTCATTCCAAAAGCCGGTCAGTGTGGCTTTGTTCCAAAACCTTGGTCACTGCGATGATAGAAGCTTGATTTAGTAAATGTAACTTCACCCGGCATAATTGTCGGACAATGTGAACCACAAGCGTATATCCATAAAATGAATTGTCTCCAAAGTGGAATAGTGACATTTAGTTGGGGACTGGTCAAATGTTAGGAAGTGGAAAATAATACATTGTTGCTCCTTTAGTCAGTCTTCTACGGCTTCATTACTATTAGTGATTCAATTAATCTTTCAGAACCCAATactaatttcaattaatctttCAAAACCCAATACTAATTTCAACACAATCAACCGATTCTAGCTACTCCAATCTTTCCAGTGCAACAATCCATCTTCTTCTACGTGATGCCCAATGTTTTTCTCATGCAGATTGACAATCCTTCCCCAGTCTACTTCAGCATAATCCTTTGTAGATACTAATGAACGCTGCATGAGTTGTAACTTCTTGCTATTTTGCACTGTCTAGGTCGAAAATTCTCACTCGATAGCGGAGTGCTGATCAGCTTATCAATCCTCTTCTCTCCAGGGCTTGGCCGGAGAACCGTGGGTTTACCGGCAACGGAGCATGGATTTCTCCTGTTCTCTCCACTCCCGAAAGCACCAACCATTAGGAATGAGCATGCCGGGCCCACGAGAAAACAGCTCGGAATCGAACTTGTCGAGCACCCAATCGTCTCGGGGGAACTTCCTCGACAAAGGAGCACTGCTATTGATCATCCTCAGATATCGGCGAGGTTGAGATAATGGGGGATGCTGCTTGAGAGGACATGAAGTGGAGGTTGCTATTTATGGTGGCGTGGCGGTAACTTCGGGGTGTTGCAGATCATAGTACATGAGCATGGTTCGATGTAGATTGTCCCATCTCCATATGCAGTAACAAATTACTTACTCATTTAACTACAAGACATACGAAATGCTTACATAACTAGACTTTGAGCGGCCAACATCAATTCCTGACAGCAAAAACTCAATAGAAAACTCGGCCTAGCGAGTCCCCGTCCAGGGTGCCTTGGCATCTATCCCAGTCATTTACTAGTTCTTTAGTCTCCCGACCAGATGTGCACAATTTCAACAATAAGTAAGGCCCAGAACAAGAGAAATAAGGACTTCTCACAATCCTTTAAGGTCATACGTATTCCTGAAGAAACAGATATGTGGCTAACTTCTAGTAGAATTCCACACATTTCTTGCTGGCATCCTGCAGAATGAGGTAAAGAAAGGGTCGAACAGTAAGCAAGCGAGCTTCGTAGCGCGAGCGCAGATTCTCTAAAAAGATTGCGACATGATCATATGCGCTTACCGGTCCATGGTGGAGCTGTGCTAGATTGTTATCTACCTCCCCAAACGATTTTAAGGGCATATTCTCTCATTTCGGCCGGGTGCATTCATGATTTTACTCCTCGTGTGCTCCCAATGAAGTTTGAATTCAAGATCACAAGAAGAGGACCAAACACTATTACCATCTAAACCAACAATAGACTGATATTGGGATATCAGTCAGT contains:
- the LOC115747782 gene encoding germin-like protein subfamily 1 member 20, whose product is MTNRVRLSASLALLALALSFADAYDPSPLQDICVAVQEPKNALFVNGKFCKNPVLTTANDFLFSGLQVPRSTANPVGSTVTPVFVDQLPGLNTLGISMARIDYGIGGLNPPHIHPRGTEILLVLEGTLYAGFVTSNQLNNTFFEKVLHPGDVFVFPIGTIHFQINVGKINAVAIAGLSSQNPGVTTVANALFNAKPPISPGVLAKGFQVDEKLVETLQKKFWYYN